TCTGAAGGAAGCCAAATGAACGAACCAGTGAAACAGTCGCTCAAGCGCACGCTGATCGGTAAAGTGGTTTCGGACAAGATGGACAAGACCGTTACCGTTCTGATCGAGCGCCACGTAAAACATCCTTTGTATGGCAAGATCATCATGCGCTCGAACAAGTATCACGCGCATGACGAGACCAACCAAGTCAAGGCCGGTGACACGGTCGAGATCCAGGAAGGTCGCCCGATCTCCAAAACGAAGGCATGGACGGTGACACGTGTGGTTCAAGCCGCACCAACCGTTTAAATAAAAACCACCGTTTCGGCGGTGGCTTTTAATTAGTACTTGCAGGCCCGCAAATTGTATGTAATACTTGCGGGCTTCGTTCATGTAACGCCGCAAAGTGTCTGGCCACAGACAGTAGCATTCGCGGTCAGTTGATGTATGAAGGTCATGCACCCAAACAGTGAAGCCCAGCAGGGCGGCTCTGGCGGGACCAAGACTGACCGTGGGTCTACATTGTGTGGATTCTTCGGCTTAAGTTGGGAAAGAGAATACTATGATTCAAACTGAAAGCCGGCTCGAAGTGGCTGACAATACCGGTGCCAAAGAAGTAATGTGCATCAAGGTATTGGGCGGCTCCAAGCGCCGTTATGCTGGCATTGGCGATGTGATCAAGGTAACCGTTAAGGTTGCTGCGCCACGTGGCCGTGTCAAAAAAGGTGAAATTTATAACGCCGTGGTTGTGCGCACCGCTAAAGGTGTTCGCCGCCAAGACGGTTCCCTGGTGAAGTTCGACGGCAACGCCGCCGTTCTGTTGAACGCCAAGCTGGAACCGATCGGTACCCGTATTTTTGGACCTGTCACGCGCGAACTGCGCACTGAGAAGTTCATGAAAATCGTGTCCCTGGCACCGGAAGTCCTGTAAGGAGTCGTAATGGATAAGATTCGTAAAAACGACGAAGTCATCGTTCTGACCGGGAAAGACAAGGGCAAACGTGGTGTGGTACAGCAGCGTATCGATGCTGAACATATCGTGGTTGACGGCATTAACATCGCTAAAAAGCGACTAAGCCAAACCCGATGACTGGCGTAACTGGTGGTATCGTCGATAAGACCATGCCAATTCACGTGTCCAACGTTGCATTGTTTAATGCAGCGACTGGCAAGGCAGATCGCGTGGGTTTCAAAGAAGTGGACGGCAAGAAAGTTCGCATCTTTAAATCCTCCGGCGAAGTAGTGAAGGCTTAAGAAATCATGGCACGTCTCCAAGAATTCTATAAAGAAAAGTCGTTGCCGACCTGACCAGCAAGTTTGGTTACAAGTCGGTAATGGAAGTTCCACGCCTGACCAAGATCACCCTGAACATGGGTGTTGGTGAGGCTATCGCGGAT
This window of the Janthinobacterium agaricidamnosum genome carries:
- the rpsQ gene encoding 30S ribosomal protein S17, translating into MNEPVKQSLKRTLIGKVVSDKMDKTVTVLIERHVKHPLYGKIIMRSNKYHAHDETNQVKAGDTVEIQEGRPISKTKAWTVTRVVQAAPTV
- the rplN gene encoding 50S ribosomal protein L14 translates to MIQTESRLEVADNTGAKEVMCIKVLGGSKRRYAGIGDVIKVTVKVAAPRGRVKKGEIYNAVVVRTAKGVRRQDGSLVKFDGNAAVLLNAKLEPIGTRIFGPVTRELRTEKFMKIVSLAPEVL